Genomic window (Candidatus Polarisedimenticolia bacterium):
GTAATAGACGACATGCTGCGTATCCACGACCCCTTTGGTGAAATCGGGGAAATGCTCGATGACCGACAATCCGGCGAGGAACTCGACGGCGCGCTGGCCCAGCGTCTCATTCAGAGAGTTGCTCTTCGAGACCCCGGAAAGGAACCAGAGGACCAGCAGGGCCCCGACCCCCAGCACGTAAGCCAGGACCTGGTTGTCGGTGAAGGCCGACAAGGCCAGCCCGATCGCCAGGAAGGTAGCGCCCAGCAGGAAGACTCCCAGGTAGAGGCTGGCGACGCTCTTGAGGTCGGGCTGTGAAACCGACGTCAGCACCCCGACGAAGGCGAGGCTGCCGGCGAGCATGACCGCCGAGACCGCCAGCGCCCCGAGGTATTTTCCGATGACGATCTGCGCCGAGCTGATGGGAGAGGTCAGGATCAGCTCCGAGGTCCCCTGCCGGCGCTCCTCCGGAAGGAGGCGCATGGTGATGGCGGGAAACAGGATCAGCAGGAACACCGGCACGAAGCCGCCGAACAGGGGCCGGACCACCTGCTCGTTCACGTTCAGCTGCTGCTGGAAATAAGGGTTGGTGCCGTAGATCAGGCATTCGTTGGCGAAGGCGATCAGGTTGAGGCAGAACGACAATCCGACGACCAGCAGGAAAACCGCCAGGATCAAATAGGCGAGAGGCGAGACGAAATAGGTGGACAGCTCGCGCCGCGCGATCGCCAGGACGTTGCTCATGCTCGCACCCCCCTCTCCTCGCCGGTCAGCTTCAAGAAGACCTCCTCCAGCGTCGGACGCAGCGGCGCGACCTCCACGAGCGGCCAGCGCTCGGCTTGCGCCTGTTCCAGGATGCGCCGCGAAAGGCCGGAGCCGGCGGCCGCCTCCAGCAGGAAGCGGTGCTCCGCCCCCTCGTCGCGCACGACCCGAAGGACCCCCTCCAGCGATTCCAGCTTGCCAGGCAGCGGTCCGTCGGCGGCGAACTGCACGGAGATCCGCTCCGTATCGTGCAGCGAGGTGGCCAGACGTGCGCGGTGATCCAGCGCCACGATCTTTCCTTCATTGATGATCGCCACCCGGTCGCAGAGCTTCTCTACTTCCGGGATGATATGGGTCGACAGGATGACCGTCTTCTCTCCCCGGAACGACAGGATCAGGTTGCGAATCTTCAGAATCTGCCTTGGATCCAGACCGACCGTCGGCTCGTCCAGGATCATCACCTCCGGCGAGTGCACGATCGCCTGCGCCAGGCCGACCCGCTGCTGGAAGCCCTTCGACAGATTGCCAATCAGCCTCCCTTTCACTTCGGTCAGCCCGCAGCGATCCAGGGCCGATTCGACCGCCGCGGCGAGGTTCTTGCGAGGCACCCCCTTGATGCGCGCCACGAAGGCGAGGTACGAGCGTACCGCCATCTCCTTGTAGAGGGGGGGATGCTCCGGAAGATATCCTATGCGGCGCTTCACCTCCCTGGGATCGCGGACCACGTCGAAGCCGGCCACGACGGCGGTCCCGGAGGTCGGGGGCATGAAGCCGGTGAGGATGCGCATCGTGGTGGTCTTTCCGGCGCCATTGGGCCCCAGAAAGCCAAGAATTTCCCCCTTCTCGACCCGGAAGGAGATCCCCTTCAGAGCCTTGCGTTCTCC
Coding sequences:
- a CDS encoding ATP-binding cassette domain-containing protein yields the protein MIEVKDLSKSFGERKALKGISFRVEKGEILGFLGPNGAGKTTTMRILTGFMPPTSGTAVVAGFDVVRDPREVKRRIGYLPEHPPLYKEMAVRSYLAFVARIKGVPRKNLAAAVESALDRCGLTEVKGRLIGNLSKGFQQRVGLAQAIVHSPEVMILDEPTVGLDPRQILKIRNLILSFRGEKTVILSTHIIPEVEKLCDRVAIINEGKIVALDHRARLATSLHDTERISVQFAADGPLPGKLESLEGVLRVVRDEGAEHRFLLEAAAGSGLSRRILEQAQAERWPLVEVAPLRPTLEEVFLKLTGEERGVRA
- a CDS encoding ABC transporter permease subunit gives rise to the protein MSNVLAIARRELSTYFVSPLAYLILAVFLLVVGLSFCLNLIAFANECLIYGTNPYFQQQLNVNEQVVRPLFGGFVPVFLLILFPAITMRLLPEERRQGTSELILTSPISSAQIVIGKYLGALAVSAVMLAGSLAFVGVLTSVSQPDLKSVASLYLGVFLLGATFLAIGLALSAFTDNQVLAYVLGVGALLVLWFLSGVSKSNSLNETLGQRAVEFLAGLSVIEHFPDFTKGVVDTQHVVYY